In one Nitrososphaera viennensis EN76 genomic region, the following are encoded:
- a CDS encoding DUF1428 family protein, with the protein MNNNNKTESATQETAATTTGHLEAFLYRVPKKNHDAIAQNLKKFVPWFKKNGVGIEYYQLGNYKTMEGMESIAKTLSAAEDEDIWMELQYFRDRKHCEDVYAKMMKDKSIEPLGNEFFGLITQGKSLVTGGFSRLRE; encoded by the coding sequence ATGAATAACAATAATAAAACCGAATCCGCTACACAAGAAACAGCAGCAACAACAACGGGTCACCTGGAGGCCTTCCTTTACAGGGTGCCGAAAAAGAACCACGACGCCATCGCGCAGAACCTGAAGAAATTCGTGCCGTGGTTCAAGAAAAACGGGGTGGGAATAGAGTACTACCAGCTCGGCAATTACAAGACCATGGAAGGCATGGAAAGCATTGCCAAGACCCTCTCTGCCGCCGAAGACGAGGACATCTGGATGGAGCTTCAGTACTTTAGAGACCGCAAGCACTGCGAAGACGTCTATGCAAAGATGATGAAGGACAAAAGCATCGAGCCACTCGGGAACGAGTTCTTTGGCCTGATCACGCAAGGAAAAAGCCTAGTCACGGGCGGGTTCAGCCGCCTCAGGGAGTAG
- a CDS encoding RNA polymerase Rbp10 — MSSSEGGTGSVTYECMRCGTPVTVEELSRLPEIKCICGFRVFRKARPPIVKQLKAV; from the coding sequence ATGTCTTCTTCTGAAGGAGGTACTGGCAGCGTAACCTACGAATGCATGCGCTGTGGCACGCCCGTGACAGTCGAGGAGCTGTCGCGCCTGCCCGAGATAAAATGCATCTGCGGGTTCCGGGTGTTCCGCAAGGCTAGGCCGCCGATAGTAAAGCAGCTAAAGGCTGTCTAA
- a CDS encoding MEDS domain-containing protein — protein MSAEKAAASYRPVKFIDRMEGNNNHIVLLYDNPEYADLMIARYLLNGLEKGESCIFFTPDEPETIEGRLSAQGIDVDSYKRTDSLRIHRIERSDEGKLDALGTLKRIGKESTIGMKPPYRFVGRTITDIESKEGMQLGLALEKTAHEHFEEFGCSQMCYYDISRIEQSRRDEWIKGLLKSHHHVIYASEPDKAVAFETMLLEDENEE, from the coding sequence ATGAGCGCTGAAAAAGCAGCAGCAAGTTACCGGCCAGTAAAGTTCATTGACAGAATGGAGGGAAATAACAACCACATAGTCCTGCTGTACGACAACCCCGAGTATGCAGACTTGATGATAGCCAGGTATCTCTTGAACGGCCTTGAAAAAGGCGAGTCGTGCATTTTCTTTACTCCTGACGAGCCCGAGACAATTGAAGGGCGGCTGTCTGCCCAGGGCATCGACGTCGATTCGTACAAGCGCACAGATTCTTTGCGCATCCATCGCATTGAAAGGTCCGATGAGGGAAAGCTCGATGCACTTGGCACTCTGAAACGCATAGGGAAAGAATCCACCATAGGCATGAAACCGCCTTACAGGTTTGTCGGCAGGACGATAACGGACATTGAATCAAAGGAAGGGATGCAATTGGGGCTGGCGCTGGAAAAAACAGCCCACGAACATTTTGAGGAATTTGGTTGCTCGCAGATGTGCTACTATGACATTTCCAGAATAGAGCAGTCCAGAAGGGATGAATGGATAAAGGGGCTCTTGAAAAGCCATCACCATGTAATTTATGCATCGGAACCTGACAAAGCCGTGGCATTTGAGACCATGCTACTTGAAGATGAAAATGAAGAATAG
- a CDS encoding VOC family protein has product MPTIVHFEIPAHDIERAKGFYNRLFGWKAEKILGRPLEEGPMEYWIFRTGKEGSGEHVMSGAIMKRMQPDHSITNYVNVDSVAEYEKKIEKLGGKVKVPKTEVPGMGWFAICTDTENNTFALWEQKMPPASES; this is encoded by the coding sequence ATGCCCACAATAGTTCATTTTGAAATACCTGCCCACGACATAGAGCGCGCAAAGGGATTCTACAACAGGCTGTTTGGGTGGAAGGCAGAAAAAATATTGGGTCGCCCCCTGGAAGAAGGCCCCATGGAATACTGGATATTTAGAACCGGCAAAGAAGGAAGCGGAGAGCACGTCATGAGCGGAGCCATAATGAAAAGAATGCAGCCGGACCATTCGATCACAAACTATGTCAATGTCGACTCTGTGGCAGAATACGAAAAAAAGATCGAAAAGCTTGGAGGCAAGGTGAAGGTTCCAAAGACCGAAGTGCCTGGCATGGGCTGGTTTGCAATCTGCACGGACACGGAAAACAACACGTTTGCGCTGTGGGAGCAAAAGATGCCGCCCGCCAGTGAGTCGTAA
- a CDS encoding SDR family NAD(P)-dependent oxidoreductase, whose translation MVLLKGKVAIVTGAGGGVGRAIVKRLVSEGCKVVLIGRNRDRLAKAAAEAGDKKNTLTVAADITKEAEVLSAVEQTISSFDRIDILVNNAGSINDPVCFHEMTEDQWSELVDTNLIGTFQMTKAVIPVMMNGNKGGSIVNISSVLGIRSIPKVPLAVYGATKAGVIMFTRSIAVEYGQYGIRSNCVAPSTIRSSMIEPYLQDENAKKVLESTFPLRRIGEPEDVAGAVAYLASDEAKWVTGTVLVVDGGVTARQ comes from the coding sequence ATGGTCCTTCTTAAAGGCAAGGTTGCTATCGTCACTGGCGCTGGAGGCGGTGTTGGGCGGGCTATAGTAAAGAGGCTAGTTTCAGAGGGCTGCAAGGTGGTCCTCATAGGGAGGAACAGGGACCGGCTTGCCAAGGCGGCGGCCGAGGCAGGCGACAAGAAAAACACGCTGACCGTTGCTGCCGACATCACAAAAGAGGCCGAAGTGCTCAGCGCAGTCGAGCAGACCATATCATCCTTTGACAGAATAGACATCCTTGTCAACAACGCGGGCAGCATAAACGACCCTGTCTGCTTCCACGAGATGACCGAGGATCAGTGGAGCGAGCTTGTCGACACGAACCTGATAGGCACGTTCCAGATGACCAAGGCAGTTATCCCTGTAATGATGAACGGCAACAAGGGCGGGAGCATCGTCAACATCTCGTCGGTGCTTGGCATACGCTCCATACCAAAGGTGCCGCTTGCGGTATATGGCGCGACCAAGGCCGGCGTAATCATGTTCACAAGGAGCATCGCAGTCGAGTACGGCCAGTACGGAATCAGGTCCAACTGCGTCGCTCCCTCTACCATCAGGAGTTCCATGATAGAGCCGTACCTGCAGGATGAAAACGCCAAAAAGGTGCTTGAATCGACGTTTCCGCTGCGCAGGATAGGCGAGCCGGAGGACGTTGCAGGCGCAGTCGCGTACCTGGCGTCGGACGAAGCAAAGTGGGTGACCGGGACGGTACTTGTAGTCGACGGCGGCGTGACCGCCCGGCAATGA
- the ppdK gene encoding pyruvate, phosphate dikinase yields the protein MSSAIAKPIYFFDEADGKNRALLGGKGAGLAEMTKLGLPVPPGFIITTDICEKFYEAGKRLPDGLMDEVRKSVRRLESITGKKFGDAKNPLLVSVRSGAPVSMPGMMDTILNLGLNDQTVEGLAAQSGDARFALDAYRRFIQMFGKIVLGADDRQFEKALVGNGINNNSSDEKALRQVIASFRSLCEATGKRFPDDPYKQIELAIDAVFRSWTGKRAVEYRRQYGITPDMANGTAVTVVAMVFGNMGRDSATGVVFTRNPETGEKKLYGDYLVNAQGEDVVSGKANPSHIDQLESEMPQVFGQLSQVCQKLENHFRECQDVEFTVERGRLYILQTRTAKMSAGASVKTSVDMYHEGLINKVEALQRIDPEGLEQILYPRIDSHVKQKPVATGVAASPGAASGIAVFDVAKAEAMGKRGEKVILIREDTKPDDVPAFFQSVGILTTRGGKTSHAAVVARGMGKPCVVGCSQIEIDPEGASFSVAGRVAVSEGQKITIDGSTGRVYTVEVPTVAPEITSEFKEILQWSAEMKAIRIRANADTPESATLARKYGAEGIGLCRTERMFNQHDRIALFTKMVMAETEQEREKALAELERLQKSDFKAIFKEMQGLPVTIRLLDPPLHEFLPKEEDLMMQIFELKSEGGHKAESEMLKREKMLRRVRELSEINPMLGHRGVRVGITFPEIYEMQIRAVCEAAADLTKEGVKVESQIMVPQVATVNELATVRHMFESVKRDAEHRHKIKLKIVFGSMIEVVRSCLVADEIAHVADFLSFGTNDLTQATFSFSREDAEGKFLPFYLEKGVIAVNPFQSIDQKGVGRLMKMTIEMARKVKKDMEIGICGEHGGDPKSIEFCTAIGLDYVSASSHRIPIAILAAAQSAIRGNKSKLSRFLTD from the coding sequence ATGAGCAGCGCGATTGCCAAGCCGATATACTTCTTTGACGAGGCTGACGGCAAGAACAGGGCGCTCCTTGGCGGCAAGGGCGCCGGCCTTGCGGAGATGACGAAACTGGGCCTGCCGGTCCCGCCCGGCTTTATAATCACGACTGACATTTGCGAGAAGTTCTACGAGGCAGGCAAGCGCCTGCCGGACGGCCTTATGGACGAGGTGCGCAAGTCTGTCAGGCGCCTCGAGTCAATTACCGGCAAGAAATTCGGCGACGCGAAAAACCCGCTCCTCGTCTCCGTGAGGTCCGGCGCGCCAGTGTCGATGCCGGGCATGATGGACACCATCCTCAACCTCGGCCTCAACGACCAGACGGTAGAGGGCCTTGCTGCGCAGAGCGGCGACGCCAGGTTTGCGCTTGACGCCTACCGGCGCTTCATCCAGATGTTTGGCAAGATAGTGCTTGGCGCAGACGACAGGCAGTTTGAGAAAGCGCTTGTGGGAAACGGCATCAACAACAACTCCTCTGACGAAAAAGCGCTGCGGCAAGTCATCGCGTCGTTCCGCTCGCTGTGCGAGGCGACGGGCAAGAGGTTCCCGGACGACCCCTACAAGCAGATAGAGCTTGCGATCGACGCGGTGTTCCGCTCGTGGACCGGCAAGCGCGCGGTGGAATACCGCAGGCAGTACGGCATCACGCCTGACATGGCAAACGGCACCGCAGTCACCGTGGTTGCTATGGTGTTTGGCAACATGGGCAGGGACAGCGCAACGGGCGTCGTGTTTACGCGCAACCCCGAGACCGGCGAGAAAAAGCTCTATGGTGACTATCTGGTGAACGCGCAGGGCGAGGACGTCGTGTCGGGCAAGGCAAACCCAAGCCACATCGACCAGCTGGAAAGCGAGATGCCGCAGGTGTTTGGCCAGCTGAGCCAGGTCTGCCAGAAACTGGAAAACCATTTCAGGGAGTGCCAGGACGTCGAGTTCACAGTCGAGCGCGGCAGGCTGTATATCCTGCAGACTAGAACGGCCAAGATGAGCGCGGGGGCAAGCGTCAAGACCTCGGTGGACATGTACCACGAGGGCCTCATAAACAAGGTCGAGGCGCTGCAGAGAATTGACCCGGAGGGCCTGGAGCAGATACTCTACCCGAGGATTGACAGCCACGTCAAGCAAAAGCCGGTCGCAACGGGCGTCGCGGCGTCGCCGGGCGCGGCAAGCGGCATCGCCGTTTTTGATGTTGCAAAGGCAGAGGCGATGGGCAAGCGGGGCGAAAAGGTCATACTCATCAGGGAGGACACAAAGCCGGACGACGTGCCGGCGTTCTTCCAGTCAGTCGGCATACTGACCACGAGGGGCGGCAAGACTTCGCACGCGGCGGTGGTCGCAAGGGGCATGGGCAAGCCGTGCGTCGTCGGCTGCTCGCAGATAGAGATAGACCCCGAGGGCGCAAGCTTCTCAGTTGCCGGCAGGGTAGCAGTCTCGGAGGGCCAGAAAATAACAATCGACGGCTCGACTGGTAGAGTGTATACAGTCGAAGTGCCCACCGTCGCCCCCGAGATAACGTCCGAGTTCAAGGAGATCCTGCAGTGGTCGGCCGAGATGAAGGCGATAAGGATCCGCGCAAACGCCGACACGCCCGAGAGCGCGACTCTGGCAAGGAAATATGGTGCAGAGGGAATCGGGCTGTGCAGGACAGAGCGCATGTTCAACCAGCACGACAGGATTGCGCTTTTCACAAAAATGGTCATGGCCGAGACAGAGCAAGAGCGCGAAAAGGCGCTGGCGGAACTTGAGCGCCTGCAAAAGTCCGACTTCAAGGCGATCTTCAAGGAGATGCAGGGCCTGCCAGTGACGATAAGGCTCCTTGACCCGCCGCTGCACGAGTTCCTTCCAAAGGAGGAAGACCTCATGATGCAGATTTTCGAGCTAAAGTCGGAGGGAGGCCACAAGGCAGAGTCAGAAATGCTAAAGCGCGAAAAGATGCTCAGGCGCGTGCGCGAGCTCTCCGAGATAAACCCGATGCTGGGCCACAGGGGCGTCAGGGTGGGCATCACGTTTCCCGAGATATACGAGATGCAGATACGGGCGGTGTGCGAGGCGGCGGCAGACCTCACGAAAGAAGGAGTGAAAGTAGAGTCGCAGATAATGGTGCCGCAGGTGGCAACCGTCAACGAGCTTGCCACAGTCAGGCACATGTTCGAGTCTGTAAAACGCGACGCCGAGCACAGGCACAAGATAAAGCTGAAAATAGTCTTTGGGAGCATGATTGAAGTCGTCAGGTCGTGCCTCGTAGCAGACGAGATAGCGCACGTCGCCGACTTTCTCAGCTTTGGAACGAACGACCTCACTCAGGCCACGTTCAGCTTTAGCAGGGAGGACGCAGAGGGCAAGTTCCTGCCCTTCTACCTTGAAAAGGGAGTCATTGCGGTCAACCCGTTCCAGAGCATCGACCAGAAAGGGGTCGGGAGACTGATGAAGATGACCATAGAGATGGCAAGGAAGGTGAAAAAGGACATGGAGATAGGCATATGCGGCGAGCACGGAGGCGACCCCAAGTCCATCGAGTTCTGCACCGCCATTGGCCTTGATTATGTGAGCGCCTCATCGCACAGGATACCAATCGCGATCCTTGCAGCCGCCCAGTCGGCCATCAGGGGCAACAAGAGCAAGCTCTCACGGTTCCTGACGGATTGA
- a CDS encoding winged helix-turn-helix domain-containing protein, which yields MPKPKRNKMEIYNDILSAIKLELTNGEAKPTRVQSLSNLAYDKLARYLDELESKKMIVQNPLGITEKGHDFLQDYDRIRDFVREMGVKYLDVSGRGEIYER from the coding sequence TTGCCGAAGCCGAAGCGAAACAAGATGGAGATATACAACGATATCCTCAGCGCTATCAAGCTGGAATTGACAAACGGCGAGGCAAAACCTACGAGGGTGCAGTCCCTCAGCAACCTTGCATACGACAAGCTTGCAAGGTACCTGGATGAACTGGAAAGCAAGAAAATGATCGTGCAAAACCCGCTTGGGATAACCGAGAAAGGCCACGATTTTTTGCAGGATTATGACCGGATCAGGGACTTTGTCCGCGAGATGGGCGTCAAGTACCTGGATGTTTCAGGGAGGGGAGAGATTTATGAGCGCTGA
- a CDS encoding MFS transporter yields MEKQDVNRSGWKTLIILSCLGLIVMFDETMILPAIPDFIRDFNISYSTSSWILSSYIIAGAVMTPIAGKLSDIYGKKKILLIVMAVYTIGILSGRFAHGIEIMIAARVAQGVGMAMFPIAFGIIREVLPEKKLAIGQTIFSSTFSAGAVIGLVGGAAIIQNFGWQATFLAILPAAIALLLIIVRFVHVRQVSAPMEVGVGAGSGNHHQSDAQKIDLKGTLALAATIVSFLAGISLLETNSASAGYQLAGLFAASGASLAAFIAIEKRVQSPLLDLKIMTSKLFLPPVIIIMLVFMSMFMVYQTIPVMVRSPEPLGFGGDAITSARVQLPFMVVLLIGTIMSGFLLNKVGNIRLLLLGTAISTIGFFSLFMFHSTEDIVSVGLGIIAAGLSLSITGAFNVILLSVPMQVTGIALGMAMLLNLVGMSVGPSFAGMFQQMDQGTVPGVPGTFPTENAYNLIFITAALVSVASVVMALLVTRRKIAPAIMTGDQREAGKDGPMH; encoded by the coding sequence GTGGAGAAACAAGACGTGAATCGCTCGGGATGGAAAACGCTCATCATCCTGAGTTGCCTGGGCCTGATTGTCATGTTTGACGAGACAATGATACTGCCTGCCATTCCGGATTTCATCCGCGATTTCAACATCTCGTACAGCACCTCGTCGTGGATACTTTCGTCCTACATAATTGCAGGAGCCGTGATGACCCCGATTGCAGGCAAGCTGTCCGACATCTATGGCAAGAAAAAGATATTGCTAATAGTAATGGCAGTCTACACAATAGGTATCCTGTCGGGACGATTTGCCCACGGCATCGAGATCATGATCGCGGCAAGAGTGGCGCAGGGAGTCGGGATGGCGATGTTCCCTATCGCCTTTGGAATCATCAGGGAAGTCCTTCCGGAGAAAAAGCTTGCAATAGGCCAGACGATCTTCAGCTCCACGTTTTCCGCCGGGGCTGTTATCGGCCTGGTGGGCGGCGCAGCCATAATCCAGAACTTTGGGTGGCAGGCAACGTTCCTGGCGATACTTCCTGCCGCAATCGCGCTCTTGCTGATAATAGTAAGGTTCGTGCACGTCCGGCAGGTCTCTGCACCAATGGAGGTGGGAGTCGGGGCAGGCAGTGGCAATCATCATCAATCTGATGCCCAGAAAATCGACCTAAAGGGGACGCTGGCCCTTGCGGCTACAATAGTGTCATTTCTGGCAGGCATATCGCTGCTGGAAACCAACAGCGCAAGCGCAGGGTACCAGCTTGCCGGGCTCTTTGCAGCATCCGGAGCATCCCTTGCGGCATTTATCGCCATCGAAAAGAGGGTGCAATCGCCTCTGCTCGACCTCAAGATAATGACCAGCAAGCTTTTCCTTCCCCCTGTCATCATCATCATGCTGGTCTTCATGTCCATGTTCATGGTGTACCAGACGATCCCAGTCATGGTAAGGAGCCCGGAGCCGCTTGGGTTCGGGGGAGACGCCATAACCTCCGCAAGGGTCCAGCTTCCCTTCATGGTTGTGTTGCTCATAGGGACGATCATGTCGGGCTTTCTCCTGAACAAAGTCGGCAACATCAGGCTATTGCTGCTGGGCACGGCGATCAGCACGATAGGATTCTTTAGCCTGTTCATGTTCCATTCGACCGAAGACATAGTGTCGGTCGGGCTCGGGATAATCGCGGCCGGGCTTTCGCTCTCGATCACCGGCGCATTTAACGTAATACTCCTTTCCGTGCCGATGCAGGTGACGGGGATTGCCCTTGGAATGGCGATGCTCCTCAATCTGGTCGGGATGTCGGTGGGCCCGTCGTTTGCCGGGATGTTCCAGCAGATGGATCAGGGGACCGTCCCGGGAGTCCCAGGCACGTTTCCGACCGAGAACGCATACAACCTGATATTCATTACGGCGGCGCTGGTGTCCGTTGCGTCTGTTGTCATGGCGCTTTTGGTGACAAGGAGAAAAATCGCACCTGCGATAATGACTGGGGACCAGCGAGAGGCAGGCAAAGACGGCCCCATGCACTAA
- a CDS encoding P-II family nitrogen regulator codes for MKRLDLIIPHERLEEVNEILHKHKVGGMSFYDIKGRGRAKREPVAVGRGVMRYVPEFGFRTKIEVLVADKLAKPIIDDIMKTISTGSASDGKIFVYDVAEAYDIGSKEAGDDAL; via the coding sequence ATGAAGAGGCTGGACCTGATAATTCCACACGAGCGTCTCGAAGAGGTCAACGAGATCCTCCACAAGCACAAGGTGGGAGGCATGTCGTTTTACGACATCAAGGGCAGGGGCCGCGCAAAAAGAGAGCCGGTCGCAGTCGGCAGGGGGGTCATGCGCTACGTGCCCGAGTTCGGGTTCCGCACAAAAATCGAGGTGCTGGTTGCCGACAAGCTGGCAAAGCCGATAATCGACGACATAATGAAGACGATAAGCACCGGCTCGGCGTCTGACGGCAAGATATTCGTCTACGATGTGGCAGAAGCGTACGACATTGGAAGCAAAGAGGCCGGCGACGACGCGCTCTAA
- a CDS encoding P-II family nitrogen regulator — protein sequence MKKIEAVVPHARIERAFAALKELDLGGITYFESKGRGEIPRPKIHSGRGTGTYTPEFNVNSTIMVVVKDSMVDKVIEKILESTSSGLKGEGKIFVSNIEDVIDVGTKKRGEPAL from the coding sequence ATGAAGAAAATCGAAGCCGTGGTTCCTCATGCGCGCATCGAAAGGGCTTTTGCCGCTCTCAAGGAGCTCGACCTTGGCGGCATCACGTATTTCGAGTCAAAGGGCAGGGGAGAGATCCCGCGCCCCAAGATCCACTCTGGCAGGGGAACGGGCACCTACACCCCCGAGTTCAACGTCAACTCGACCATAATGGTAGTCGTCAAGGACTCGATGGTGGACAAGGTAATCGAAAAGATACTTGAAAGCACCAGTTCCGGCCTGAAGGGCGAGGGCAAGATATTCGTCTCCAACATTGAAGACGTGATCGACGTAGGGACGAAAAAGCGCGGAGAACCGGCTCTCTAG
- a CDS encoding C2H2-type zinc finger protein, with protein sequence MTGLFSAKHECDKCGKKFRKVEEFMQHQQVAHESKQYVCEKCDMGFDGMEQMRDHAKKFHSYNRMLDDRKKGSN encoded by the coding sequence ATGACGGGCCTTTTCTCTGCAAAGCACGAGTGCGACAAGTGCGGCAAAAAGTTCCGCAAGGTCGAGGAATTCATGCAGCACCAGCAGGTGGCGCACGAAAGCAAGCAGTACGTCTGCGAAAAATGCGACATGGGCTTTGACGGCATGGAGCAGATGCGCGACCACGCCAAGAAATTCCACTCGTACAACAGGATGCTTGACGACAGGAAAAAGGGGAGTAATTAG
- a CDS encoding HAD family hydrolase: protein MQGIIFDLDGVLVNSMPPHSQAWVQAFQNIASIRIEKRTIYVLEGMRGAELTEKILAEHNSDLSLVKKIMAEKDRLFKEMEKPKAFEGVKEMVESLACPKAVVSGSNKHDVESVLDETIGKEKFDAIITADDIKRGKPDPLAFTTALSRLRVSAKDAVVVENAPLGVRAANNAGISCYVVLNNTPLLHSDFEGIIAKDRIFEKTSSLKGPLKEMCLRQ from the coding sequence GTGCAAGGGATCATCTTTGACCTTGACGGCGTGCTTGTAAATTCGATGCCGCCGCATTCGCAGGCATGGGTGCAGGCATTTCAGAATATCGCCAGCATCAGGATTGAAAAGCGCACAATATATGTCCTTGAGGGGATGCGCGGGGCAGAGCTGACAGAAAAGATACTTGCGGAGCACAATTCTGATTTGTCGCTTGTCAAGAAGATAATGGCGGAAAAAGACAGACTGTTCAAAGAAATGGAAAAGCCCAAAGCGTTCGAAGGCGTGAAGGAGATGGTTGAAAGCCTTGCATGTCCAAAGGCAGTTGTAAGTGGCTCCAACAAGCATGACGTCGAGTCGGTACTTGACGAGACCATCGGAAAAGAAAAATTCGACGCCATCATAACGGCAGACGACATAAAGAGGGGCAAGCCCGACCCGCTTGCGTTTACTACCGCGCTTTCAAGACTCCGCGTATCTGCCAAGGACGCGGTAGTCGTGGAAAACGCGCCTCTGGGCGTGCGCGCGGCAAATAACGCCGGCATATCCTGCTACGTCGTCCTGAACAACACGCCTCTTCTGCACTCTGACTTTGAAGGCATCATCGCAAAAGACAGGATCTTTGAAAAAACAAGTTCATTAAAGGGCCCGCTAAAGGAGATGTGCCTGCGACAATGA
- a CDS encoding DHH family phosphoesterase — protein sequence MKVLIFSHESDLDGLYSAAIGLIRYPQAATVFLGYGVENMQKMGNFLYSATHFSKERGLVIVADLGLNDDAIEACRQIFADASRNGWKLMWVDHHPWSQAAIDAVKDYAELVHDPSGGKCAADLMYERLVPENDLAKKLASMAHTMDFFTKDQYLTPITELIRYYQNFPDFYERLSALAKKSAKGILWDTDMHEDYARYSKLRDEAKVQALSTLQVRAVDSIKVAYVQSSPYLNSSLFSEEVFAATGADLAMFYSTKGKVSIRRSNERVSCRQVASYLPEGGGHDYAAGATFKSDPSDISAIVGELEAAVAKAVGKKDK from the coding sequence ATGAAGGTTCTCATATTTTCCCACGAGTCTGACCTTGACGGGCTCTACTCTGCCGCAATCGGCCTCATACGCTACCCGCAGGCGGCAACCGTGTTCCTCGGCTACGGCGTGGAGAACATGCAAAAGATGGGCAACTTTCTCTACTCTGCGACGCACTTTTCAAAGGAGCGCGGGCTTGTCATCGTCGCAGACCTTGGCCTGAACGACGACGCGATAGAGGCGTGCAGGCAGATATTTGCAGACGCGTCGCGCAACGGGTGGAAGCTGATGTGGGTCGACCACCACCCATGGTCGCAGGCCGCAATCGACGCGGTCAAGGACTACGCGGAGCTGGTGCATGATCCGTCGGGAGGAAAGTGCGCGGCAGACCTGATGTACGAAAGGCTGGTGCCGGAAAACGACCTTGCGAAAAAGCTGGCAAGCATGGCGCACACGATGGACTTTTTCACTAAAGACCAGTACCTCACGCCGATAACAGAGCTGATACGCTACTACCAGAATTTTCCGGACTTTTACGAGCGGCTGTCCGCGCTTGCAAAAAAGTCTGCAAAGGGCATCCTGTGGGACACGGACATGCACGAAGACTATGCCAGGTATTCCAAGCTGCGCGACGAGGCCAAGGTGCAGGCGCTCTCGACCTTGCAAGTAAGAGCTGTCGACAGCATCAAGGTGGCGTACGTCCAGTCGTCGCCGTACCTCAACAGCAGCCTCTTCTCGGAGGAGGTATTTGCCGCAACCGGCGCCGACCTTGCCATGTTCTACAGCACAAAAGGCAAGGTGAGCATACGCCGGAGCAATGAGCGCGTTTCATGCAGGCAGGTGGCCTCGTACCTCCCGGAAGGCGGCGGCCACGACTATGCGGCGGGCGCGACCTTCAAGAGCGACCCCTCTGACATTTCTGCAATTGTCGGAGAACTGGAAGCGGCCGTGGCAAAGGCCGTCGGGAAGAAGGATAAATAG